A genomic region of Trueperaceae bacterium contains the following coding sequences:
- a CDS encoding polysaccharide biosynthesis tyrosine autokinase, whose product MQQEITVDIGALFRFIARGLILALLVGGALAFVALQLSRRQPPVYEAEATVLAAQTNPEFRQFGLSLVTAPPLDVSAYRAAGTSDPVLAEALRRMGAENPTDTDIRRLRGRISVQAEETVSSSLIYVSGQGSTPGAAANRANAVANAMVSWDRARASEDMEQLVQSLELQIANLSEQIRSLQTLNDPSVADQIAGRINLRAERQEQLSYARALSASATPLLSVLQPANPPGAPISPRPMLNAAVAFILGVLATYGLLLLRRALDTRLTGVADLAHAAGLPVLAEFPRFHRLDKNTLREASSYLRTNLLFSTADTHPKIFLISSAQGGEGKTVTATSLAEGFVRNGYRTLLVDADLRSPSLAKMYRISGGNRSSLADWLQEPYGQHQPVEVSVSPKQHLSVIPVFQPVNQPSELLSIGFRSCLEKWRQEYDVILIDSAPILAVADSLTIAPFCTGTILVTHLQKTDRNQIRTAVDLVRRIGARVLGVVATHVQNESGRGPVYGYGYSPPQEPGAPSDRSSGGGMRSSLPKAPKPTLRRDRPA is encoded by the coding sequence ATGCAACAAGAAATTACCGTCGATATCGGGGCCCTGTTCCGCTTCATCGCCCGGGGGCTGATCCTTGCCCTCCTGGTCGGTGGCGCTCTGGCGTTCGTGGCTCTGCAGTTGAGCCGCAGGCAGCCGCCCGTCTATGAGGCGGAGGCAACGGTCCTGGCGGCGCAGACGAACCCCGAGTTCAGACAGTTCGGACTCTCGTTGGTCACCGCTCCTCCTCTGGACGTAAGCGCCTACCGCGCCGCGGGCACCAGCGACCCGGTACTGGCCGAAGCGCTCCGCCGGATGGGCGCCGAGAACCCGACCGATACCGACATCAGGAGGCTCCGGGGACGGATCTCGGTTCAGGCCGAGGAGACGGTGAGTTCCAGCCTCATCTACGTGAGTGGTCAGGGCTCGACGCCCGGAGCGGCAGCCAACCGCGCCAACGCCGTGGCCAACGCGATGGTCAGCTGGGACCGGGCCCGGGCGAGCGAGGACATGGAGCAGCTCGTCCAGTCGCTCGAGCTGCAGATCGCCAACCTGAGCGAACAGATCCGCTCACTCCAGACCCTGAACGACCCGTCGGTCGCCGACCAGATCGCCGGGCGCATAAACCTGCGCGCCGAGCGGCAGGAGCAGCTCTCCTACGCCCGCGCCCTCAGCGCCTCGGCGACGCCGTTGCTGAGCGTGCTTCAGCCGGCCAACCCGCCTGGGGCGCCGATCTCCCCCCGGCCGATGCTCAACGCCGCGGTGGCGTTCATCCTGGGGGTTCTCGCGACCTATGGGTTGCTCCTCCTGAGGCGCGCCCTCGACACTCGGCTCACCGGTGTCGCCGACCTCGCGCACGCCGCCGGGCTCCCGGTCCTGGCGGAGTTCCCGCGGTTCCACCGTCTCGACAAGAACACGCTGCGGGAGGCCTCCAGCTACCTGCGCACCAACCTGCTCTTCTCGACGGCCGATACCCATCCGAAGATATTCCTGATAAGCAGCGCCCAGGGGGGTGAGGGGAAGACAGTGACGGCGACGAGCCTGGCTGAAGGATTCGTCCGGAATGGCTACCGCACCCTCCTCGTCGACGCCGACCTGCGGTCGCCATCGCTCGCCAAGATGTACCGGATAAGCGGCGGCAACCGCTCCTCGCTCGCCGACTGGCTGCAGGAGCCGTACGGTCAGCACCAGCCGGTCGAGGTATCGGTGAGCCCGAAGCAGCATCTCTCCGTGATCCCGGTGTTCCAGCCCGTCAACCAGCCTTCCGAGCTGCTGAGCATCGGCTTCCGCTCCTGCCTCGAGAAGTGGCGCCAGGAGTACGACGTCATCCTGATCGACTCGGCGCCCATACTGGCGGTGGCAGATTCGCTCACCATCGCACCCTTCTGCACCGGCACGATCCTCGTCACGCACCTGCAGAAGACCGACAGGAACCAGATACGCACCGCGGTAGACCTGGTGCGGCGCATCGGCGCCCGAGTGCTGGGGGTGGTGGCGACGCACGTGCAGAACGAATCGGGCCGGGGACCGGTCTACGGTTA
- a CDS encoding nucleoside-diphosphate sugar epimerase/dehydratase yields the protein MPAGSDGPPGPTGFYMTALSERISALVPAIPMLPRHWKVWADLGIIILATPLAFAVRYDMRAPDHGLLPVLIATIFLLALKGALYLRLGLHSRSWSRVTFRDLGDLTFMLLVVAVVGTLVLLAFGNALGIPRSIALLDALISLALMAGARAVARYLYESRRSEEVEPANRRRVLIVGAGEAGSMIARELLRHPETGLKPVAFLDDDPQKIGQRFASVPVVGRISDAAEAISEHGVDEVLISMPSENGHTVRRVIETLQDVKPNLTYKIVPGMYELLSGRVAIKRMRDVEIDDLLGRPPVRLDIGAIENYLRGKRVLITGAGGSIGSELVRQICRFGPEELILFGHGENSIYALERELERNWPDIRYRSVIGAIQNGSRLEYIFSTHQPHVVFHAAAHKHVPLMELNPEEAVFNNIVGSRNLVNLALKYHITHFVNISTDKAVNPTSVMGASKRMVEFLVQDAASKAAPDQTFVSVRFGNVLGSRGSVIPVFKSQINAGGPVTVTHPDMVRYFMTIPEAAQLVLQAAGQGDNGEIYILNMGQPVKILDLARDLIKLSGFEPEVDIPIVFTGTRPGEKLYEELMTSEEKSRATPHEKIFVARAEQFSPMELHHTVDQLQEAALNSDHRRIREGLQSFIRGCAFAPAPEGAEGEAQAAASRPTTASN from the coding sequence GTGCCGGCAGGAAGCGACGGCCCACCTGGGCCTACGGGCTTCTACATGACGGCGCTCTCCGAACGCATCTCGGCACTCGTGCCGGCGATCCCGATGTTGCCCCGCCACTGGAAGGTGTGGGCCGACCTGGGGATCATCATCCTCGCGACGCCCCTGGCGTTCGCGGTCCGCTACGACATGCGCGCGCCTGATCACGGCCTGCTGCCGGTACTGATCGCCACCATCTTCCTGCTGGCGCTCAAGGGCGCTCTCTATCTGCGCCTGGGGCTCCACTCGCGCTCATGGAGCAGGGTGACCTTCCGCGACCTGGGCGACCTGACGTTCATGCTCCTGGTCGTCGCCGTCGTGGGCACCCTGGTCCTGCTGGCGTTCGGCAACGCCCTGGGCATACCCCGCTCCATCGCGCTTCTCGACGCGCTGATTTCCCTCGCCCTCATGGCGGGGGCCCGCGCCGTCGCCCGCTATCTCTACGAGAGTCGCCGCAGCGAGGAGGTCGAGCCGGCGAACCGGAGACGCGTCCTGATCGTAGGCGCCGGTGAAGCGGGCTCGATGATCGCCCGCGAACTGCTGCGGCATCCGGAGACCGGTCTCAAGCCGGTCGCCTTCCTCGACGACGACCCGCAGAAGATCGGCCAGCGCTTCGCCTCGGTACCGGTCGTAGGCAGGATCTCCGATGCGGCCGAGGCGATCTCGGAGCACGGCGTGGACGAGGTGCTGATCTCCATGCCTTCCGAGAACGGCCACACGGTCCGGAGGGTTATCGAGACGCTCCAGGACGTCAAGCCGAACCTCACCTACAAGATCGTTCCGGGGATGTACGAACTGCTGAGCGGGCGTGTCGCCATCAAGCGGATGCGGGACGTCGAGATAGACGACCTGCTGGGCCGCCCGCCGGTCCGTCTCGACATCGGGGCGATCGAGAACTACCTGCGCGGCAAGCGGGTGCTCATCACCGGCGCCGGCGGCTCGATCGGCTCCGAGCTGGTGCGGCAGATCTGCCGTTTCGGTCCCGAGGAGCTGATCCTCTTCGGCCACGGCGAGAACAGCATCTATGCGCTCGAGCGGGAGCTCGAGCGGAATTGGCCGGACATCCGCTACCGGAGCGTCATAGGCGCCATCCAGAACGGCTCGCGCCTCGAGTACATCTTCTCGACCCACCAGCCGCACGTCGTCTTCCACGCCGCCGCTCACAAGCACGTGCCGCTGATGGAGCTCAATCCCGAGGAGGCGGTGTTCAACAACATCGTCGGCAGCCGCAACCTGGTCAACCTCGCGCTCAAGTACCACATCACCCACTTCGTCAACATCTCCACGGACAAGGCGGTGAACCCGACGTCGGTGATGGGCGCTTCCAAGCGGATGGTGGAGTTCCTGGTCCAGGACGCCGCATCGAAGGCGGCTCCCGACCAGACGTTCGTGTCGGTGCGCTTCGGCAACGTGCTGGGCAGCCGCGGCAGCGTGATCCCGGTCTTCAAGAGTCAGATAAATGCCGGCGGCCCGGTCACCGTTACCCACCCCGACATGGTCCGCTACTTCATGACCATCCCCGAGGCGGCGCAGCTGGTACTGCAGGCGGCGGGGCAGGGCGACAACGGGGAGATCTACATCCTCAACATGGGGCAGCCCGTGAAGATCCTCGACCTCGCACGCGACCTGATCAAGCTCTCGGGCTTCGAGCCGGAAGTCGACATCCCGATCGTCTTCACCGGCACCAGGCCGGGGGAGAAGCTGTACGAGGAACTCATGACCAGCGAGGAGAAGAGCCGGGCAACGCCACACGAGAAGATTTTCGTAGCGCGGGCCGAGCAGTTCTCTCCGATGGAGCTGCACCACACCGTCGACCAGCTGCAGGAGGCGGCGCTCAACTCGGATCACAGGCGCATCAGGGAGGGGTTGCAGAGCTTCATCCGCGGCTGCGCCTTCGCTCCGGCTCCCGAGGGGGCGGAAGGGGAGGCGCAGGCCGCCGCCAGCAGGCCTACGACTGCCTCGAACTGA